From one Lotus japonicus ecotype B-129 chromosome 3, LjGifu_v1.2 genomic stretch:
- the LOC130709494 gene encoding (-)-germacrene D synthase-like, translating into MSVSAATSLVTSTLNASSDFSRRSVNYHPNIWGDRFIQYIEEPMEENEIITRKIQVLKEEVRKMLVLVDAKTTVPIREANLIDSIQHLGLYHHFEHEIGEVLQHIHNDYVENGKITLNEDLHALALVFRLLRQQGYRISPDVFKKFKNEQGNFSETLVGDVEGMLSLYEASHLRIHGEEILDDALAFTASNLEFITTKLSPSLATKVNHSLKRPFHKNLPRLVAAHYIATYEEDPSHDETLLLLAKLDFNLLQKLYQREAGVASMWWKDLNFATELPFARDRIIEVYFWTLGVYYEPQYSLGRRLLTKVIYMASVIDDVYDVYGTFEELQLFTEAIDRWDISCIDFLPEYMKICYKALLDVYKEIEQEMVKEGRAFSVDYAINEMKRLVQAYFAEAKWYNSSYTPTLEEYMSVAQISSGYRMVTATAFVGMGSVAKEKAFQWLTNDPKIMNALTKITRLMDDIVSNELEQERGHVASAIECYMRQHHVTKQEATEELCRQVASAWKDINQECLDSTEIPKPLITVIVNLTRVMEVLYKDGDGYTHSQGSTKNDIASLLLNPWPLQESAFHL; encoded by the exons ATGTCTGTTTCAGCAGCAACATCACTTGTTACTTCCACTCTTAATGCATCTTCTGATTTCTCTCGGCGTTCAGTAAATTATCATCCCAACATTTGGGGTGATCGTTTTATTCAATATATTGAGGAGCCTATG GAAGAGAATGAAATTATAACAAGGAAGATTCAAGTACTAAAAGAAGAAGTGAGAAAGATGCTAGTCCTTGTGGATGCAAAGACCACAGTACCAATAAGAGAAGCTAACTTGATTGATTCAATCCAACACCTGGGATTATACCATCATTTTGAGCACGAGATAGGCGAAGTATTACAACATATTCACAATGATTATGTTGAAAATGGTAAAATAACTCTCAATGAAGACCTCCATGCTCTCGCCCTTGTCTTCAGGTTGTTAAGGCAACAAGGATATCGCATTTCACCGG ATGTGTTTAAGAAGTTCAAGAATGAGCAAGGGAACTTCAGTGAAACACTTGTTGGTGATGTTGAGGGAATGCTGAGCTTGTACGAAGCTTCACATCTCAGGATTCATGGTGAAGAGATATTAGATGATGCGCTTGCTTTCACTGCCTCAAACCTTGAGTTCATCACCACCAAATTGAGTCCTTCTCTTGCCACAAAAGTGAATCATAGCTTAAAGCGTCCATTTCACAAGAACTTACCTAGGCTAGTGGCGGCGCACTACATTGCGACCTATGAGGAAGACCCTTCCCATGATGAAACTCTGCTATTATTGGCCAAATTGGATTTTAATTTGCTCCAGAAACTATATCAGAGGGAAGCTGGGGTTGCTTCAAT GTGGTGGAAGGATTTAAATTTTGCCACAGAGCTACCCTTTGCACGTGATAGGATAATAGAAGTGTACTTTTGGACATTGGGAGTGTATTATGAGCCCCAATACTCTCTTGGTAGAAGGCTATTGACAAAAGTGATATATATGGCATCAGTTATTGATGATGTATATGATGTTTATGGTACATTTGAAGAGCTACAACTTTTCACCGAAGCAATAGATAG GTGGGATATTAGCTGCATCGATTTCCTTCCAGAATACATGAAAATTTGCTACAAAGCGCTCTTGGATGTTTATAAAGAAATTGAGCAAGAGATGGTTAAGGAAGGCAGAGCATTCTCTGTAGACTATGCTATAAATGAA ATGAAAAGATTGGTCCAAGCATACTTTGCAGAGGCTAAGTGGTACAATAGCAGTTACACACCAACATTGGAAGAATACATGAGTGTTGCGCAGATATCTTCTGGTTACCGTATGGTCACAGCCACAGCCTTTGTTGGGATGGGAAGTGTAGCTAAAGAAAAGGCCTTTCAATGGTTAACCAATGACCCAAAAATCATGAATGCTTTAACTAAAATTACTAGACTCATGGATGACATTGTGTCCAACGAG CTTGAGCAAGAGAGAGGGCATGTTGCCTCTGCTATTGAGTGCTACATGAGACAACACCATGTCACAAAACAAGAAGCAACTGAGGAATTATGTAGACAAGTGGCGAGTGCTTGGAAGGATATCAATCAGGAATGTCTTGACTCAACTGAAATACCAAAGCCTCTCATAACTGTAATTGTCAATCTGACCCGTGTGATGGAGGTTCTTTATAAAGATGGAGATGGCTACACTCACTCTCAAGGATCAACAAAGAACGACATTGCATCTCTCCTTTTGAACCCATGGCCATTACAAGAATCAGCTTTTCACCTTTGA
- the LOC130709491 gene encoding (-)-germacrene D synthase-like, whose amino-acid sequence MSVSAATSLVTSTLNASSDFSRRSVNYHPNIWGDRFIQYIEEPMEENEIITRKIQVLKEEVRKMLVLVDAKTTVPIREANLIDSIQHLGLYHHFEHEIGEVLQHIHNDYVENGKITLNEDLHALALVFRLLRQQGYRISPDVFKKFKNEQGNFSETLVGDVEGMLSLYEASHLRIHGEEILDDALAFTASNLEFITTKLSPSLATKVNHSLKRPFHKNLPRLVAAHYIATYEEDPSHDETLLLLAKLDFNMLQKLYQREAGVASMWWKDLNFATELPFARDRIIEVYFWTLGVYYEPQYSLGRRLLTKVIYMASVIDDVYDVYGTFEELQLFTEAIDRWDISCIDFLPEYMKICYKALLDVYKEIEQEMVKEGRAFSVDYAINEMKRLVQAYFAETKWYNSSYTPTLEEYMSVAQISSGYRMVTATAFVGMGSVAKEKAFQWLTNDPKIMNALTKITRLMDDIVSNELEQERGHVASAIECYMRQHHVTKQEATEELCRQVASAWKDINQECLDSTEIPKPLITVIVNLTRVMEVLYKDGDGYTHSQGSTKNDIASLLLNPWPLQESAFHL is encoded by the exons ATGTCTGTTTCAGCAGCAACATCACTTGTTACTTCCACTCTTAATGCATCTTCTGATTTCTCTCGGCGTTCAGTAAATTATCATCCCAACATTTGGGGTGATCGTTTTATTCAATATATTGAGGAGCCTATG GAAGAGAATGAAATTATAACAAGGAAGATTCAAGTACTAAAAGAAGAAGTGAGAAAGATGCTAGTCCTTGTGGATGCAAAGACCACAGTACCAATAAGAGAAGCTAACTTGATTGATTCAATCCAACACCTGGGATTATACCATCATTTTGAGCACGAGATAGGCGAAGTATTACAACATATTCACAATGATTATGTTGAAAATGGTAAAATAACTCTCAATGAAGACCTCCATGCTCTCGCCCTTGTCTTCAGGTTGTTAAGGCAACAAGGATATCGCATTTCACCGG ATGTGTTTAAGAAGTTCAAGAATGAGCAAGGGAACTTCAGTGAAACACTTGTTGGTGATGTTGAGGGAATGCTGAGCTTGTACGAAGCTTCACATCTCAGGATTC atggTGAAGAGATATTAGATGATGCGCTTGCTTTCACTGCCTCAAACCTTGAGTTCATCACCACCAAATTGAGTCCTTCTCTTGCCACAAAAGTGAATCATAGCTTAAAGCGTCCATTTCACAAGAACTTACCTAGGCTAGTGGCGGCGCACTACATTGCGACCTATGAGGAAGACCCTTCCCATGATGAAACTCTGCTATTATTGGCCAAATTGGATTTTAATATGCTCCAGAAACTATATCAGAGGGAAGCTGGGGTTGCTTCAAT GTGGTGGAAGGATTTAAATTTTGCCACAGAGCTACCCTTTGCACGTGATAGGATAATAGAAGTGTACTTTTGGACATTGGGAGTGTATTATGAGCCCCAATACTCTCTTGGTAGAAGGCTATTGACAAAAGTGATATATATGGCATCAGTTATTGATGATGTATATGATGTTTATGGTACATTTGAAGAGCTACAACTTTTCACCGAAGCAATAGATAG GTGGGATATTAGCTGCATCGATTTCCTTCCAGAATACATGAAAATTTGCTACAAAGCGCTCTTGGATGTTTATAAAGAAATTGAGCAAGAGATGGTTAAGGAAGGCAGAGCATTCTCTGTAGACTATGCTATAAATGAA ATGAAAAGATTGGTCCAAGCATACTTTGCAGAGACTAAGTGGTACAATAGCAGTTACACACCAACATTGGAAGAATACATGAGTGTTGCGCAGATATCTTCTGGTTACCGTATGGTCACAGCCACAGCCTTTGTTGGGATGGGAAGTGTAGCTAAAGAAAAGGCCTTTCAATGGTTAACCAATGACCCAAAAATCATGAATGCTTTAACTAAAATTACTAGACTCATGGATGACATTGTGTCCAACGAG CTTGAGCAAGAGAGAGGGCATGTTGCCTCTGCTATTGAGTGCTACATGAGACAACACCATGTCACAAAACAAGAAGCAACTGAGGAATTATGTAGACAAGTGGCGAGTGCTTGGAAGGATATCAATCAGGAATGTCTTGACTCAACTGAAATACCAAAGCCTCTCATAACTGTAATTGTCAATCTGACCCGTGTGATGGAGGTTCTTTATAAAGATGGAGATGGCTACACTCACTCTCAAGGATCAACAAAGAACGACATTGCATCTCTCCTTTTGAACCCATGGCCATTACAAGAATCAGCTTTTCACCTTTGA